GGGGCAGGTAGCGCTCGACGAAGCACTCGCCACGTCCGAAGGCCGCGGTCGCCTCGCGCCCCGCCGAGGCGAACAGCTCGCCGATGTCCTCGGCCCGATGGACGATCTTGATCCCCCGTCCCCCGCCTCCGAATGCGGCCTTGATCGCCAGCGGGAAGCCGTGACGCTCGGCGAACTCCTCCACCTCGCCGACGTCGCTGATCGGCCGGTCGGTCCCTGCCACCATGGGAGCGCCGACGCGGCGGGCCACGGCGCGGGCCGAGACCTTGTCGCCGAGTGCACGCATGGCCGGGGGCGGCGGACCGATCCACGTCAGACCGGCGCCGATGACGGCCTCGGCGAAGGAGGCGTCCTCGGCGAGGAAACCGTACCCCGGGTGGACGGCGTCGGCACCGGACTCCCTGGCCACCCCCAGCAGCGCGGTGCGATTGAGGTAGGTCTCCGCCGGTGCGTCGCCCGCAAGGCGGTGGGCCTCATCGGCCAGACGGGTGTGGGGAGCCCCCTCGTCGGGATCGGCGTAACAGGCGATGCTGCGCAGCCCCGCATCCCGGCAGGCGCGCACCACCCGGACGGCGATCTCGCCCCGGTTCGCGACCAGCACCGCGGTCACCGCTCTCGTGGTCACGACCGGCTCGCCGCCACGCCCGCTCGCTCGAGGACCTGGCGGGCCAGGCGGAGGTGGACGGCGTCCACCATCCGCCCGTCGACCACGGCCACTCCGAACGTGATCGCCGCCTCGACGACGCGCCGGGCGGCGGCGACCTCCGCCTCGCTCGGAGTGAACACGCCATGGGCGAGCGTGACCTGCCGGGGGTGCACGCACAGCTTCCCCGCGTAGCCGAGCGCGCGACCCGCCTCCGCGTCGGCCACGAAGGCGTCGTCGTCGTCCAGAGCGACGACGGCCTGGTCGATCACCGGTGTGCCGGCCAGTCGCCCCGCCAGCACCACCTCGCTGCGAGCGTGGAGGACCTCGAGCCCGCCGGGGGTCCGCCGGCCGCCGACGTCGGCGATGAAGTCCTCGGCGCCGAAGTAGGCGGCGGTGACGGCGCCGGTGCCGAGGACCTCGCGCGCCCGGCCCACCCCGAGTGCCGTCTCGACACCGACCACCAGGCACGCCTCGGCGCCCAGCGCGGTGGCGAGCCGATCGCCCAGCCCGGTCACGGCCTCGGGGTCGTCCGCCTTCGGGAGCACGACCCCGGCCGCGCCGCCGGCGACGGCGGCGGCCACGTCCGCATCGTGCCACGGCGTCCCGGGCGGGTTCACCCGCACCAGCACGGTGCTGCCGGGCACCCGGAGCTCCGCCCCCTGCACCGCCTCGCGGGCGGCGTCCTTGCCGGCGGCGGACACGGCGTCCTCGAGGTCGACGACGACCACGTCGGGTCGCCACCGTGGCACCTTGGCGAGCAGCTCGAGCCGGTGCCCGGGGACGAACAGGACGCTGCGGAACCTCATGCGGACGCCGGCACCGTCAGACGGGGCTGACGACGTGGTGGCGGCGGCCCGGCGTCCGTCCCCAGCCGTCGGCCGCCGCCAGGCGCGCGATCAGCTCCGCCCTCAGGGCGGGCGGGTCGACGACGGCGTCGACGACGAGCTCGCTGCCCAGGCGGAGAAGGTTCATCTCCGCCCCCTGCTCGGCCACCCGTGCGGTGATGTAGGCGGCGCGCTCCTCCGGGTCGGAGATCTCGGCGATCCGGTTGGCGTACATTGCGTTCGCCGAGGCCTCGGGCGACATCGTGCCGATCGTGGCGGTGGGCAGTGCGAGCGTGGCCCGAGGCTCGAAGCCGGGGGCGCACATCGCGTAGTAGCCGGCGGCGTACGCCTTGCGCATCACCACGGTGAAGCGGGGGACCTCGGCGCTCGCCATCGCCGTCAGCATCTTTGCGCCGTGGCGGATGATCCCCTGACGCTCGACGGCCACGCCCACCATGAACCCCGGGACGTCCTGGAGGAAGATCAGCGGGATGTTGAACGCGTCGCACAGCCAGATGAACCGTGCCGCCTTGTCGGCGGAGTCGACGAAGATCGCCCCGGCCCGCACCGACGGCTGGTTGGCCACGATCCCGATCACCCGGCCGTCGAGCCGGGCGAGGCCGGTGACCATCTCCTGGGCCCAGAGCGCCTTGATCTCGAAGAACGACCCGCCGTCGACGAATCGGTCGATCACGTCCCGAACGTCGTAGGCGAGGTTCGGATCGGTGGGGATCAGACCCTCGGGCCAGTCGAGGATGTCCGGGGGTCGGGACTCGATCGTCGCCGGCGGCTGCCGGAACGAGGCGGGCAGGTACGAGAACAGCAGGCGGGCGGCCGCGATCGCCTCCCAGTCGGCGCTGAAGACCTCGTCGCCACACCCCGAGACGGACGCGTGCATCATCGCCCCACCCATCTCCTCCAGGGTCGAGATCTCGCCGGTGACCTTCTCCGCCACCCGTGGTGACGCCAGGTACATCGAGGCGTTGCCCTCCACCATGCCGACCCAGTCCGTGAATGCCGGCATGTAGGCGCCGCCCGCGGCCGAGGGGCCGTGCAGGCAGCAGATCTGCGGCACCCGTCCGGAGAGGCGGATCTGGAGGTGGAAGATCGCGGCTGCGCCGCGACGCCCGGGGAAGAACCCCATCTGGTCCGAGAGGCGGCCGCCTGCGGCGTCGACGAGGTAGAAGACGGGAAGCAGGTCACGGTCGGCCCGCTCCAGGATCCGAACCTGCTTCTCGCAGCTCAGGCCGCCCCAGGAGCCGGCCTTGACCGTGAAGTCGTGAGCGATGACGGCGACAGGCCGTCCCTCGATGCGGCCGACGCCGGTGAGCACTCCGTCGGCCGGGAGGCCCGCGCGGCCTGCGTTGGCCAGCAGGCCGTCCTCCACCCATGAATCGGGGTCGAGGAGCAGGCGGAGGCGGTCGCGGACAGGGAGCTTGCCCGGCCACCTGGAGGCGTCGAGACCGGCGAGGGCGGCCGTCCGGGCGGCGAGCACGTCGGGCGCGGGATTCGGCGCCACGCTCAGGCGTCCGCGACCGGACGGCGGTACATGAGACCGGTGCGCCGGAGCCGGCAGACCAGCTCGTCGCGCTGGTTGTACGCCCGGTGCTCGAAGACGACCAGGCCGTTCTGTGGCCGGGACCGCGACTCCCTCGCCTCCACGACCTCGCTGATGACCCTGATCGTGTCGCCGGGGAAGACGGGGGCGGGGAAGGTCACGTCGCTGAGCCCCAGCTGGGCAACGATCGTGCCGAGCGTCAGCTCGGGCACCGACAACCCGACCACCAGCGCCACGGTGAACATGCTGTTGACCAGCGGCCGGCCGAACTCCGTCCCCGCGGCGTAGTCGGCGTCGAGATGCATCGGCGCGGGGTTCATGGTCATCGTCGTGAAGAGCACGTTGTCCGTCTCGGTCACGGTCCGGCGGATGACATGCTCGACCATGAACCCGACCGGCAATTCCTCGAACCACCGGCCCGACACGGCGCGGCCGCCAGCGGTACGGTCACCTGAGAGCACGCGCTTGACCCCCGGTCCGAGATTAATTATCGTTCATTCCGGTGGACATAATGTAGGCAGGGCCGATGGCGAAGTCAAGAGGGGTCTCGGCCGACGCGGTCCGCACGGCAGCCTGCGACCTGTTCGCCGACCGGGGCTACCGCGGGACGTCGATGAAGGACATCGCGCGCGCGCTCGGTGTGTCGGCCCCCAATCTCTACAACCACACCCTCGCCAAGCAGGACCTGCTCGTGGGGATCATGACCCTGGCCATGGATCGGGCCATCGCCGCGCACGACGCCGCGGTCGCGGGGGTGGAGGACCCGGCCGAGCAGCTGCGCCGGGCCACGGAGACGTCCGTCCTCGACTTCCTCGCCCACCCGGCCGAGATCACCGTCTGCAACACCGAGATCCGCAGCCTCGAGGAGCCGCACCGGGCGGCGATCACCGGCAGGCGAGACGCCTACGCCGCGCGCATCCGCGCGATCGTCGACCGCGGCTGCGCCGGCGGCCGGTTCTCCACCCTCCAGCCGCGCGTGGCCACGTTCGCCATCCTCGAGCTCCCGGCCAACGCCACGGCCTGGTTCAGGGAGCGCGGTGAGCTGTCGGCGGCTGAGGTCGCCCGCATCTACGGCCAGTTCGCACTGCACATCGTCGGCTATCAGAAATAGTGACTGGGATCGTATACTCCGGCGGGGGTGAACCGGAGAGGCACGCGGGAGAGCGAGGTGCAGGACCCATCGACGGGGGAGGGCCTGGATCGCTGCTCACCCACCGGTGTCCCGGCCGGGCACCGGACCGCCGCCCCGAGCCCGGACACCTTCCCGTTGATGGTCGAGAGCATCATCGACTACGCGATCTTCGCGATCAGTCCGGATGGCCGTGTGGCGACCTGGAACGAGGGAGCACGGCGGCTCAAGCAGTACGACGACCACGAGATCGTGGGACGTCATATCTCCACCTTCTACCCGCCGGAGGACCAGGCCTCCGGCAAACCGGAGCGGCTGCTGGCGACAGCGGACCAGGCCGGTCGTGCAGAGGACGAGGGATGGCGCATCCGGAAGGATGGGTCGCGCTTCTGGGCCAACGTCGTCATCACCGCTCTCCGTGGCCCGGAGGGAGGACTTCGCGGCTTCGTCAAGGTGACCCGGGACCTGACCGAGCGCAGACGCGCGGAGGAGGCGCTCCGCCAGAGCGACCAACGGTTCCGGGTCATGGTCGAGAGCGTGATCGACTACGCGATCTTCATGCTCGATCCGGACGGCGCGGTGGCGACGTGGAACGAGGGAGCGCGGCAGCTCAAACGGTACGAGGCGGCCGAGATCATCGGTCGTCATTTCTCCGCCTTCTACACGCCTGAGGACCGGGCCTCGTCGAAGCCTCAACGGTTGCTCGACGAAGCCACCCGCAACGGCCGTGTCGAGGACCAGGGGTGGCGCATCCGCAAGGACGGCTCCAGCTTCTGGGCGGACGCGGTGATCACCGCACTGCACGCCGGTGACGGCCGCCTCATCGGCTTCGCCAAGGTGACGCGCGACCTCACGGAGCGCAGGCGCGTCGAGGAGGCCCTGCGCGAGGCGGCCGAGCGTGAGCACGAGGCGGCGGAGCAGCTCCGCGAAGCCGCCCGGAGCAGGCAGGCCCTCGTGGCCATCGTCGCGCACGACCTGCGTGCGCCGATCAGCGTCCTCCATGGATCCGCCGACCTCCTCGTCCGCGACTGGGAGCGCCT
Above is a genomic segment from Candidatus Dormiibacterota bacterium containing:
- a CDS encoding CoA ester lyase, whose amino-acid sequence is MRFRSVLFVPGHRLELLAKVPRWRPDVVVVDLEDAVSAAGKDAAREAVQGAELRVPGSTVLVRVNPPGTPWHDADVAAAVAGGAAGVVLPKADDPEAVTGLGDRLATALGAEACLVVGVETALGVGRAREVLGTGAVTAAYFGAEDFIADVGGRRTPGGLEVLHARSEVVLAGRLAGTPVIDQAVVALDDDDAFVADAEAGRALGYAGKLCVHPRQVTLAHGVFTPSEAEVAAARRVVEAAITFGVAVVDGRMVDAVHLRLARQVLERAGVAASRS
- a CDS encoding acyl-CoA carboxylase subunit beta, which gives rise to MAPNPAPDVLAARTAALAGLDASRWPGKLPVRDRLRLLLDPDSWVEDGLLANAGRAGLPADGVLTGVGRIEGRPVAVIAHDFTVKAGSWGGLSCEKQVRILERADRDLLPVFYLVDAAGGRLSDQMGFFPGRRGAAAIFHLQIRLSGRVPQICCLHGPSAAGGAYMPAFTDWVGMVEGNASMYLASPRVAEKVTGEISTLEEMGGAMMHASVSGCGDEVFSADWEAIAAARLLFSYLPASFRQPPATIESRPPDILDWPEGLIPTDPNLAYDVRDVIDRFVDGGSFFEIKALWAQEMVTGLARLDGRVIGIVANQPSVRAGAIFVDSADKAARFIWLCDAFNIPLIFLQDVPGFMVGVAVERQGIIRHGAKMLTAMASAEVPRFTVVMRKAYAAGYYAMCAPGFEPRATLALPTATIGTMSPEASANAMYANRIAEISDPEERAAYITARVAEQGAEMNLLRLGSELVVDAVVDPPALRAELIARLAAADGWGRTPGRRHHVVSPV
- a CDS encoding PAS domain S-box protein; its protein translation is MVESIIDYAIFAISPDGRVATWNEGARRLKQYDDHEIVGRHISTFYPPEDQASGKPERLLATADQAGRAEDEGWRIRKDGSRFWANVVITALRGPEGGLRGFVKVTRDLTERRRAEEALRQSDQRFRVMVESVIDYAIFMLDPDGAVATWNEGARQLKRYEAAEIIGRHFSAFYTPEDRASSKPQRLLDEATRNGRVEDQGWRIRKDGSSFWADAVITALHAGDGRLIGFAKVTRDLTERRRVEEALREAAEREHEAAEQLREAARSRQALVAIVAHDLRAPISVLHGSADLLVRDWERLDEADRGKLLGGLLSTSSRLRELVDDVLDLSRIEAGKLDYQLDTVDLLEVVLRAAGDVDPGRQRIVVVPPAGGALVRGDERRIWQIATNLMSNALKFSPFSAPVEVVVDVEGGSARVAVTDRGVGITEEEQLRLFQPFSRIRESRGAGPESGTGLGLYIARSLVTAQGGDIGVSSEPGAGSTFHFTLPLAL
- a CDS encoding MaoC family dehydratase, translated to MSGRWFEELPVGFMVEHVIRRTVTETDNVLFTTMTMNPAPMHLDADYAAGTEFGRPLVNSMFTVALVVGLSVPELTLGTIVAQLGLSDVTFPAPVFPGDTIRVISEVVEARESRSRPQNGLVVFEHRAYNQRDELVCRLRRTGLMYRRPVADA
- a CDS encoding TetR/AcrR family transcriptional regulator, which gives rise to MAKSRGVSADAVRTAACDLFADRGYRGTSMKDIARALGVSAPNLYNHTLAKQDLLVGIMTLAMDRAIAAHDAAVAGVEDPAEQLRRATETSVLDFLAHPAEITVCNTEIRSLEEPHRAAITGRRDAYAARIRAIVDRGCAGGRFSTLQPRVATFAILELPANATAWFRERGELSAAEVARIYGQFALHIVGYQK